In Anoplopoma fimbria isolate UVic2021 breed Golden Eagle Sablefish chromosome 12, Afim_UVic_2022, whole genome shotgun sequence, one DNA window encodes the following:
- the LOC129099403 gene encoding atrial natriuretic peptide receptor 1, translating into MSSLDLMTKECLASGTLSSASLRRRFIKKRRVAPWTQQDADSDCQLCRCSIFSLSGSSRSVRRILTACIISFLALLGSVSIDLSSNFDLLHTAEAAYDELTSCRTIAILQLVRTEILSGSHTGVQALTYTQKCLFDRAVPALRLASRSVSSGLSMRVCLLSIACLIYPVVMFSFKQMTAWIQNYARSLKDKTEDLKRQRQLAEDLLHQMLPKSVAKQLRQQKHVEAESYEKVTIFFSDIVGFTSISASCAPLQVVEMLNNLYMCFDTRIDSYDVYKVETIGDAYMVVSGLPERNGDRHADEIAKMALDLVAAVRQVSVPHMPSTTSPLHTSVNHRLQLRAGIHTGPCVAGIVGYKMPRYCLFGDTVNTASRMESTSLPQKIHTSSETYLALIKDNAYELQLRGEIDVKGKGKMNTYWLIGHKNYSVQNDSLVCHWNPNMARKKKTVAGSDISVGNC; encoded by the exons ATGTCATCGCTGGACTTGATGACAAAAGAGTGTTTAGCATCTGGGACCCTGTCCTCGGCCTCCCTCAGAAGAAGGTTCATAAAGAAGAGGAGGGTCGCTCCCTGGACGCAGCAGGATGCGGACAGCGACTGTCAGCTGTGCAG GTGCTCCATATTTTCCCTGTCTGGCAGTAGTCGCTCTGTTCGTCGGATTTTGACAGCCTGCATCATCTCTTTCCTGGCCCTGCTTGGCTCTGTATCCATAGACCTCAGCTCCAACTTTGACCTGCTGCACACAGCAGAGGCTGCTTACGACGAGCTTACTTCATGCAGGACGATTGCTATCCTGCAACTCGTCA GGACAGAGATTCTGTCTGGGTCTCACACGGGAGTTCAGGCTCTGACATACACTCAAAAGTGCCTGTTTGACCGCGCGGTGCCAGCTCTCAGGTTGGCATCTCGATCCGTGTCTTCGGGTCTCAGTATGAGGGTCTGCCTGTTGTCCATAGCCTGCCTCATCTACCCGGTAGTGATGTTCTCATTCAAGCAGATGACCGCGTGGATACAGAACTACGCCCGGAGTTTGAAGGATAAGACAGAGGACCTGAAGCGCCAAAGGCAGTTGGCTGAGGATCTGCTTCACCAAATGCTACCCAAGTCAGTCGCCAAGCAGCTCCGCCAGCAGAAACATGTTGAGGCAGAGAGCTATGAAAAG GTGaccatttttttctcagacatTGTGGGCTTCACCTCTATCTCTGCATCCTGTGCTCCTCTTCAAGTGGTGGAGATGCTAAACAACCTCTACATGTGCTTTGACACACGTATAGACTCCTACGATGTCTACAAG GTGGAGACAATTGGGGATGCATACATGGTTGTGAGCGGTCTGCCTGAGAGGAACGGAGATAGACATGCTGATGAGATCGCGAAGATGGCGCTGGATCTGGTAGCAGCCGTCAGACAGGTCTCCGTCCCTCACAT GCCCTCCACAACCTCGCCCCTCCATACATCTGTGAACCACAGGCTGCAGCTCCGAGCCGGtatccacacag GTCCATGTGTGGCGGGAATAGTGGGCTACAAGATGCCAAGATACTGTCTGTTTGGAGACACCGTCAACACAGCCTCTAGAATGGAGTCCACCAGCCTGC ctCAGAAAATCCACACCAGCTCAGAAACCTACTTGGCTCTGATCAAAGACAACGCCTACGAGCTGCAGCTCCGTGGAGAGATTGATGTTAAG GGTAAAGGAAAAATGAACACATACTGGCTGATTGGCCATAAGAACTACAGTGTGCAGAATGACAGTCTGGTTTGCCACTGGAATCCCAACATGGCCAGAAAGAAGAAGACGGTGGCAGGCAGTGATATCTCTGTGGGCAAT TGTTGA